A genomic window from Osmia bicornis bicornis chromosome 4, iOsmBic2.1, whole genome shotgun sequence includes:
- the LOC114876833 gene encoding protein fem-1 homolog CG6966 isoform X1, whose amino-acid sequence MDFKSVVYNAARDGTLKRLKVFLDHRGKDEVGQLVGAKTHGATPLVMACRNGHYDVAEYLIKECGADIEQPGSVVFGGETIEGAPPLWCAAAAGHLALVRLLVKRGAKVNSTTKTNSTPLRAACFDGYFEIVRFLVNHGADIEMANHQGHTSLMIACYKGHIKIAKFLLALKADVNRKSVRGYTALHDCAESGSLDIVKLLIEHGARMDVDSYGMTPLLVAAVTGHKHIVEYFIGIPNLVSRKERIDALELLGATYVDKERDMIGALEFWKRAMDERYRRDSPVIAKPLPPPVVAAYDFTREISNPDELDDLLTDPDEMRMQALVIRERILGPAHPDTSYYIRYRGALYADGGKFDRCIKLWNYALDMQQSMLEPLDPMTQSSLFSFTELFSFMIGTQTSTGRRVPPVQKKELLRVFKKAVLEVALGKQMLDKIPVCKRDLTYLNRVLVITLHLACLLTREIPEKGTDEYITLHKAIYELVGINAKGKQGRDVLQLIYSEKGAVVGSYSTSKFPSSNLANALIKVGADVTARDNDGNTALHLAAVSHFRRPDLAVTLLEAGAHIDTVNNEGKTFEMLLRDKRLYDSVCPVKYTTLTCLAARVVKRTYELEDVPKHLRAFVQMH is encoded by the exons GTGTTTCTGGATCATCGAGGAAAAGATGAGGTAGGACAATTAGTGGGCGCCAAAACTCATGGCGCAACACCTTTGGTCATGGCCTGTCGAAACGGACATTACGACGTGGCTGAGTACCTCATCAAAGAATGCGGAGCGGATATCGAACAGCCTGGGTCAG tcGTATTTGGCGGGGAAACGATAGAAGGTGCACCGCCTCTATGGTGCGCAGCTGCAGCCGGTCATTTGGCTCTGGTCAGATTACTGGTGAAAAGAGGTGCCAAGGTGAACTCGACCACCAAAACAAATTCCACGCCATTGCGCGCGGCCTGCTTCGATGGTTATTTTGAAATCGTCCGATTTTTGGTAAATCACGGTGCAG ACATCGAAATGGCTAACCATCAGGGTCACACCAGTCTGATGATCGCCTGTTACAAAGGTCACATTAAAATTGCCAAGTTCCTACTCGCCTTGAAAGCGGACGTGAACCGGAAATCCGTCAGGGGTTACACGGCGCTTCACGATTGCGCCGAAAGCGGATCACTGGACATCGTGAAGCTACTGATCGAGCACGGTGCCAGGATGGACGTGGACTCGTACGGGATGACACCGCTCCTTGTGGCAGCAGTAACAG GTCATAAACACATCGTCGAATACTTCATCGGTATACCGAACTTAGTCAGTCGGAAAGAACGTATAGACGCGTTGGAATTGTTGGGGGCGACTTACGTGGATAAAGAAAGGGACATGATAGGGGCGCTCGAATTTTGGAAACGAGCGATGGACGAAAG ATATCGAAGAGATAGCCCGGTGATAGCGAAACCATTGCCACCCCCTGTGGTAGCTGCCTACGATTTCACAAGAGAAATTTCCAACCCAGATGAATTAGACGATTTGTTAACCGATCCGGATGAAATGCGAATGCAGGCATTGGTGATCAGGGAACGAATATTAGGCCCAGCTCATCCTGATACCAGTTACTATATACGTTATAGAGGAGCACTGTACGCGGACGGTGGGAAATTCGATCGTTGCATCAAACTTTGGAATTACGCTTTGGATATGCAGCAGAGTATGCTGGAGCCGCTCGATCCAATGACTCAGAGTTCATTATTCAGTTTTACCGAGTTGTTTAGCTTTATGATAGGTACTCAGACGAGTACCGGGCGCAGAGTACCGCCGGTACAAAAGAAGGAACTTCTTAGAGTATTCAAGAAAGCT GTCTTAGAAGTGGCATTAGGCAAACAAATGTTGGATAAAATCCCGGTCTGCAAACGTGATTTAACTTATTTGAACAGAGTTCTTGTGATTACTTTGCATCTCGCGTGTTTATTAACACGTGAGATTCCAGAGAAAGGGACGGACGAATACATCACGTTGCACAAAGCGATTTATGAACTAGTTGGAATAAATGCGAAAGGGAAACAA GGCCGTGATgtattgcaattaatttatagCGAAAAGGGTGCCGTAGTTGGTAGCTATTCGACCTCCAAGTTCCCCTCGTCGAATTTAGCGAACGCTCTTATTAAAGTTGGCGCTGACGTTACGGCAAGAGACAACGACGGTAACACAGCGTTACATCTTGCTGCTGTTTCGCACTTTAGGCGGCCAGATCTTGCCGTTACTCTTCTCGAGGCTGGTGCCCACATCGACACCGTTAATAACGAGGGTAAAACCTTTGAGATGTTGTTACGCGACAAACGTCTATACGACTCGGTATGCCCTGTAAAATACACCACGCTCACCTGTTTAGCGGCTAGAGTAGTCAAAAGAACGTACGAACTGGAAGACGTACCGAAACATCTTCGCGCTTTCGTTCAGATGCACTAG
- the LOC114876833 gene encoding protein fem-1 homolog CG6966 isoform X2 has translation MEYEANEEHFTRVFLDHRGKDEVGQLVGAKTHGATPLVMACRNGHYDVAEYLIKECGADIEQPGSVVFGGETIEGAPPLWCAAAAGHLALVRLLVKRGAKVNSTTKTNSTPLRAACFDGYFEIVRFLVNHGADIEMANHQGHTSLMIACYKGHIKIAKFLLALKADVNRKSVRGYTALHDCAESGSLDIVKLLIEHGARMDVDSYGMTPLLVAAVTGHKHIVEYFIGIPNLVSRKERIDALELLGATYVDKERDMIGALEFWKRAMDERYRRDSPVIAKPLPPPVVAAYDFTREISNPDELDDLLTDPDEMRMQALVIRERILGPAHPDTSYYIRYRGALYADGGKFDRCIKLWNYALDMQQSMLEPLDPMTQSSLFSFTELFSFMIGTQTSTGRRVPPVQKKELLRVFKKAVLEVALGKQMLDKIPVCKRDLTYLNRVLVITLHLACLLTREIPEKGTDEYITLHKAIYELVGINAKGKQGRDVLQLIYSEKGAVVGSYSTSKFPSSNLANALIKVGADVTARDNDGNTALHLAAVSHFRRPDLAVTLLEAGAHIDTVNNEGKTFEMLLRDKRLYDSVCPVKYTTLTCLAARVVKRTYELEDVPKHLRAFVQMH, from the exons GTGTTTCTGGATCATCGAGGAAAAGATGAGGTAGGACAATTAGTGGGCGCCAAAACTCATGGCGCAACACCTTTGGTCATGGCCTGTCGAAACGGACATTACGACGTGGCTGAGTACCTCATCAAAGAATGCGGAGCGGATATCGAACAGCCTGGGTCAG tcGTATTTGGCGGGGAAACGATAGAAGGTGCACCGCCTCTATGGTGCGCAGCTGCAGCCGGTCATTTGGCTCTGGTCAGATTACTGGTGAAAAGAGGTGCCAAGGTGAACTCGACCACCAAAACAAATTCCACGCCATTGCGCGCGGCCTGCTTCGATGGTTATTTTGAAATCGTCCGATTTTTGGTAAATCACGGTGCAG ACATCGAAATGGCTAACCATCAGGGTCACACCAGTCTGATGATCGCCTGTTACAAAGGTCACATTAAAATTGCCAAGTTCCTACTCGCCTTGAAAGCGGACGTGAACCGGAAATCCGTCAGGGGTTACACGGCGCTTCACGATTGCGCCGAAAGCGGATCACTGGACATCGTGAAGCTACTGATCGAGCACGGTGCCAGGATGGACGTGGACTCGTACGGGATGACACCGCTCCTTGTGGCAGCAGTAACAG GTCATAAACACATCGTCGAATACTTCATCGGTATACCGAACTTAGTCAGTCGGAAAGAACGTATAGACGCGTTGGAATTGTTGGGGGCGACTTACGTGGATAAAGAAAGGGACATGATAGGGGCGCTCGAATTTTGGAAACGAGCGATGGACGAAAG ATATCGAAGAGATAGCCCGGTGATAGCGAAACCATTGCCACCCCCTGTGGTAGCTGCCTACGATTTCACAAGAGAAATTTCCAACCCAGATGAATTAGACGATTTGTTAACCGATCCGGATGAAATGCGAATGCAGGCATTGGTGATCAGGGAACGAATATTAGGCCCAGCTCATCCTGATACCAGTTACTATATACGTTATAGAGGAGCACTGTACGCGGACGGTGGGAAATTCGATCGTTGCATCAAACTTTGGAATTACGCTTTGGATATGCAGCAGAGTATGCTGGAGCCGCTCGATCCAATGACTCAGAGTTCATTATTCAGTTTTACCGAGTTGTTTAGCTTTATGATAGGTACTCAGACGAGTACCGGGCGCAGAGTACCGCCGGTACAAAAGAAGGAACTTCTTAGAGTATTCAAGAAAGCT GTCTTAGAAGTGGCATTAGGCAAACAAATGTTGGATAAAATCCCGGTCTGCAAACGTGATTTAACTTATTTGAACAGAGTTCTTGTGATTACTTTGCATCTCGCGTGTTTATTAACACGTGAGATTCCAGAGAAAGGGACGGACGAATACATCACGTTGCACAAAGCGATTTATGAACTAGTTGGAATAAATGCGAAAGGGAAACAA GGCCGTGATgtattgcaattaatttatagCGAAAAGGGTGCCGTAGTTGGTAGCTATTCGACCTCCAAGTTCCCCTCGTCGAATTTAGCGAACGCTCTTATTAAAGTTGGCGCTGACGTTACGGCAAGAGACAACGACGGTAACACAGCGTTACATCTTGCTGCTGTTTCGCACTTTAGGCGGCCAGATCTTGCCGTTACTCTTCTCGAGGCTGGTGCCCACATCGACACCGTTAATAACGAGGGTAAAACCTTTGAGATGTTGTTACGCGACAAACGTCTATACGACTCGGTATGCCCTGTAAAATACACCACGCTCACCTGTTTAGCGGCTAGAGTAGTCAAAAGAACGTACGAACTGGAAGACGTACCGAAACATCTTCGCGCTTTCGTTCAGATGCACTAG
- the LOC114876846 gene encoding heterogeneous nuclear ribonucleoprotein M isoform X3, whose product MIKQEENPAQNNDERDRSRERDRNRRSERQNRINSTSRDRSRERNDRGGRKPSDRRIYVSNIPYDFRWQDLKDLFRTEVGKVAHVELFTDENDKPRGCGIVEFEDSDSVKIAVEKMHRYDIKGRKLVVKEVDFDVERDKYGRLATARNNDRVRDDRFRDPPRPQGGGRQNMNPPAGGGGGGGGGGGGGGGGDNKFGNTYGLSTQFLESLGINGPLVTRVFVANLDYKVDEKKLLEVFKLAGKVLHVELGKDKDGKSRGFGVVEYDHPVESVQAISMLHNQQLYDRRMTVRLDRANEPDMPPKLPEGLKGIGMGLGAGGNRLMDVARNIPNVQANNPPVVNPISAPVLAAGAFGAGLNNVVPAQLASALTNTNAALQASFAGGLGANLASSSLLNSSLTNELASNLNNFGGGVGGVGGFGGNNAFGGSNFGGGRDFDGGFNRGDNDRVPGAGGGFSGNQSQGGGGNRQNTNGSRPMSDTILIGNLPPNTTWQMLRDKFQDVGEVKFAEMRGTDMGMVRFASEWDAERAVSMMNRSRIDGRTIDVRLY is encoded by the exons ATGATCAAACAAGAGGA GAATCCAGCGCAGAATAATGATGAAAGGGACCGAAGTAGGGAGCGTGATCGTAATCGGAGATCGGAAAGACAAAATCGAATAAATTCTACTAGTCGAGATCGGAGTAGAGAACGAAACGATCGTGGTGGTAGAAAACCTTCAGATCGCCGAATTTATGTATCAAACATTCCCTATGATTTTCGATGGCAAGATCTTAAGGATTTATTCAGAACGGAAGTTGGAAAGGTTGCGCATGTGGAACTGTTTACCGATGAAAATGACAAACCTAGAGGCTGTGGAATTGTCGAATTTGAGGATTCAGACTCTGTAAAAATTGCTGTAGAAAAAATGCACAGATATGATATTAAAGGAAGAAAACTTGTCGTCAAAGAGGTA gaCTTTGATGTTGAACGTGATAAATATGGTCGTCTAGCCACAGCTCGTAACAATGACAGAGTTCGTGATGATAGATTTAGAGATCCACCAAGACCACAAGGGGGTGGTCGCCAAAATATGAATCCTCCTGCTGGTGGAGGTGGTGGTGGAGGTggtggcggcggcggcggtggtggtggtgataATAAATTTGGAAATACTTATGGTCTAAGTACTCAGTTTTTAGAATCTTTAGGTATTAATGGACCCTTAGTTACTAGAGTGTTTGTAGCGAAT CTTGATTACAAAGTGGATGAAAAGAAACTATTGGAAGTTTTTAAACTAGCTGGTAAAGTATTGCATGTTGAGTTAGGAAAGGATAAAGATGGAAAATCACGAGGATTCGGAGTCGTAGAATACGATCATCCGGTTGAATCGGTTCAGGCTATATCGATGCTTCACAATCAACAACTGTATGACAGACGTATGACTGTTAGACTTGATAGAGCAAATGAACCAGACATGCCACCAAAGTTGCCAGAAg GTTTAAAGGGAATTGGAATGGGACTTGGAGCTGGTGGTAATAGATTAATGGATGTAGCTAGAAACATTCCTAATGTACAAGCAAATAATCCACCTGTTGTAAATCCTATTTCTGCACCCGTGTTGGCTGCTGGAGCCTTTGGTGCTGGCTTAAATAATGTTGTGCCAGCACAATTAG CCTCTGCATTGACAAACACGAATGCAGCTCTTCAAGCAAGTTTTGCTGGAGGTTTAGGTGCTAATTTGGCCAGCAGTTCATTGCTGAATTCATCTTTAACAAATGAATTGGCTTCTAACTTAAATAATTTTGGCGGAGGAGTCGGAGGTGTCGGAG GCTTCGGTGGAAACAATGCTTTCGGTGGTTCTAACTTCGGTGGTGGAAGAGATTTTGATGGTGGATTCAACAGAGGGGACAATGATCGTGTTCCTGGTGCCGGTGGTGGTTTCTCTGGCAATCAAAGCCAAGGAGGAGGCGGTAACAGGCAAAACACGAATGGTTCACGACCGATGTCGGATACTATTCTTATAGGAAAT TTACCACCAAATACCACATGGCAAATGTTGCGAGACAAATTCCAAGATGTCGGAGAGGTCAAGTTTGCTGAAATGCGGGGCACTGATATGGGAATGGTACGATTTGCATCTGAATGGGACGCTGAACGTGCTGTGT CTATGATGAATCGGTCACGCATTGACGGCAGAACGATTGATGTTCGCCTTTACTAA
- the LOC114876846 gene encoding myelin expression factor 2 isoform X1, translated as MIKQEENPAQNNDERDRSRERDRNRRSERQNRINSTSRDRSRERNDRGGRKPSDRRIYVSNIPYDFRWQDLKDLFRTEVGKVAHVELFTDENDKPRGCGIVEFEDSDSVKIAVEKMHRYDIKGRKLVVKEVDFDVERDKYGRLATARNNDRVRDDRFRDPPRPQGGGRQNMNPPAGGGGGGGGGGGGGGGGDNKFGNTYGLSTQFLESLGINGPLVTRVFVANLDYKVDEKKLLEVFKLAGKVLHVELGKDKDGKSRGFGVVEYDHPVESVQAISMLHNQQLYDRRMTVRLDRANEPDMPPKLPEGLKGIGMGLGAGGNRLMDVARNIPNVQANNPPVVNPISAPVLAAGAFGAGLNNVVPAQLASALTNTNAALQASFAGGLGANLASSSLLNSSLTNELASNLNNFGGGVGGVGGLSNLQASLTGGQSNNSFASRGLSKMDNDVGFGGNNAFGGSNFGGGRDFDGGFNRGDNDRVPGAGGGFSGNQSQGGGGNRQNTNGSRPMSDTILIGNLPPNTTWQMLRDKFQDVGEVKFAEMRGTDMGMVRFASEWDAERAVSMMNRSRIDGRTIDVRLY; from the exons ATGATCAAACAAGAGGA GAATCCAGCGCAGAATAATGATGAAAGGGACCGAAGTAGGGAGCGTGATCGTAATCGGAGATCGGAAAGACAAAATCGAATAAATTCTACTAGTCGAGATCGGAGTAGAGAACGAAACGATCGTGGTGGTAGAAAACCTTCAGATCGCCGAATTTATGTATCAAACATTCCCTATGATTTTCGATGGCAAGATCTTAAGGATTTATTCAGAACGGAAGTTGGAAAGGTTGCGCATGTGGAACTGTTTACCGATGAAAATGACAAACCTAGAGGCTGTGGAATTGTCGAATTTGAGGATTCAGACTCTGTAAAAATTGCTGTAGAAAAAATGCACAGATATGATATTAAAGGAAGAAAACTTGTCGTCAAAGAGGTA gaCTTTGATGTTGAACGTGATAAATATGGTCGTCTAGCCACAGCTCGTAACAATGACAGAGTTCGTGATGATAGATTTAGAGATCCACCAAGACCACAAGGGGGTGGTCGCCAAAATATGAATCCTCCTGCTGGTGGAGGTGGTGGTGGAGGTggtggcggcggcggcggtggtggtggtgataATAAATTTGGAAATACTTATGGTCTAAGTACTCAGTTTTTAGAATCTTTAGGTATTAATGGACCCTTAGTTACTAGAGTGTTTGTAGCGAAT CTTGATTACAAAGTGGATGAAAAGAAACTATTGGAAGTTTTTAAACTAGCTGGTAAAGTATTGCATGTTGAGTTAGGAAAGGATAAAGATGGAAAATCACGAGGATTCGGAGTCGTAGAATACGATCATCCGGTTGAATCGGTTCAGGCTATATCGATGCTTCACAATCAACAACTGTATGACAGACGTATGACTGTTAGACTTGATAGAGCAAATGAACCAGACATGCCACCAAAGTTGCCAGAAg GTTTAAAGGGAATTGGAATGGGACTTGGAGCTGGTGGTAATAGATTAATGGATGTAGCTAGAAACATTCCTAATGTACAAGCAAATAATCCACCTGTTGTAAATCCTATTTCTGCACCCGTGTTGGCTGCTGGAGCCTTTGGTGCTGGCTTAAATAATGTTGTGCCAGCACAATTAG CCTCTGCATTGACAAACACGAATGCAGCTCTTCAAGCAAGTTTTGCTGGAGGTTTAGGTGCTAATTTGGCCAGCAGTTCATTGCTGAATTCATCTTTAACAAATGAATTGGCTTCTAACTTAAATAATTTTGGCGGAGGAGTCGGAGGTGTCGGAGGTTTGTCTAATTTACAAGCCTCTTTAACTGGTGGACAAAGCAACAATTCGTTTGCGTCTCGAGGCTTATCTAAAATGGACAATGATGTAGGCTTCGGTGGAAACAATGCTTTCGGTGGTTCTAACTTCGGTGGTGGAAGAGATTTTGATGGTGGATTCAACAGAGGGGACAATGATCGTGTTCCTGGTGCCGGTGGTGGTTTCTCTGGCAATCAAAGCCAAGGAGGAGGCGGTAACAGGCAAAACACGAATGGTTCACGACCGATGTCGGATACTATTCTTATAGGAAAT TTACCACCAAATACCACATGGCAAATGTTGCGAGACAAATTCCAAGATGTCGGAGAGGTCAAGTTTGCTGAAATGCGGGGCACTGATATGGGAATGGTACGATTTGCATCTGAATGGGACGCTGAACGTGCTGTGT CTATGATGAATCGGTCACGCATTGACGGCAGAACGATTGATGTTCGCCTTTACTAA
- the LOC114876846 gene encoding heterogeneous nuclear ribonucleoprotein M isoform X2 produces MIKQEENPAQNNDERDRSRERDRNRRSERQNRINSTSRDRSRERNDRGGRKPSDRRIYVSNIPYDFRWQDLKDLFRTEVGKVAHVELFTDENDKPRGCGIVEFEDSDSVKIAVEKMHRYDIKGRKLVVKEDFDVERDKYGRLATARNNDRVRDDRFRDPPRPQGGGRQNMNPPAGGGGGGGGGGGGGGGGDNKFGNTYGLSTQFLESLGINGPLVTRVFVANLDYKVDEKKLLEVFKLAGKVLHVELGKDKDGKSRGFGVVEYDHPVESVQAISMLHNQQLYDRRMTVRLDRANEPDMPPKLPEGLKGIGMGLGAGGNRLMDVARNIPNVQANNPPVVNPISAPVLAAGAFGAGLNNVVPAQLASALTNTNAALQASFAGGLGANLASSSLLNSSLTNELASNLNNFGGGVGGVGGLSNLQASLTGGQSNNSFASRGLSKMDNDVGFGGNNAFGGSNFGGGRDFDGGFNRGDNDRVPGAGGGFSGNQSQGGGGNRQNTNGSRPMSDTILIGNLPPNTTWQMLRDKFQDVGEVKFAEMRGTDMGMVRFASEWDAERAVSMMNRSRIDGRTIDVRLY; encoded by the exons ATGATCAAACAAGAGGA GAATCCAGCGCAGAATAATGATGAAAGGGACCGAAGTAGGGAGCGTGATCGTAATCGGAGATCGGAAAGACAAAATCGAATAAATTCTACTAGTCGAGATCGGAGTAGAGAACGAAACGATCGTGGTGGTAGAAAACCTTCAGATCGCCGAATTTATGTATCAAACATTCCCTATGATTTTCGATGGCAAGATCTTAAGGATTTATTCAGAACGGAAGTTGGAAAGGTTGCGCATGTGGAACTGTTTACCGATGAAAATGACAAACCTAGAGGCTGTGGAATTGTCGAATTTGAGGATTCAGACTCTGTAAAAATTGCTGTAGAAAAAATGCACAGATATGATATTAAAGGAAGAAAACTTGTCGTCAAAGAG gaCTTTGATGTTGAACGTGATAAATATGGTCGTCTAGCCACAGCTCGTAACAATGACAGAGTTCGTGATGATAGATTTAGAGATCCACCAAGACCACAAGGGGGTGGTCGCCAAAATATGAATCCTCCTGCTGGTGGAGGTGGTGGTGGAGGTggtggcggcggcggcggtggtggtggtgataATAAATTTGGAAATACTTATGGTCTAAGTACTCAGTTTTTAGAATCTTTAGGTATTAATGGACCCTTAGTTACTAGAGTGTTTGTAGCGAAT CTTGATTACAAAGTGGATGAAAAGAAACTATTGGAAGTTTTTAAACTAGCTGGTAAAGTATTGCATGTTGAGTTAGGAAAGGATAAAGATGGAAAATCACGAGGATTCGGAGTCGTAGAATACGATCATCCGGTTGAATCGGTTCAGGCTATATCGATGCTTCACAATCAACAACTGTATGACAGACGTATGACTGTTAGACTTGATAGAGCAAATGAACCAGACATGCCACCAAAGTTGCCAGAAg GTTTAAAGGGAATTGGAATGGGACTTGGAGCTGGTGGTAATAGATTAATGGATGTAGCTAGAAACATTCCTAATGTACAAGCAAATAATCCACCTGTTGTAAATCCTATTTCTGCACCCGTGTTGGCTGCTGGAGCCTTTGGTGCTGGCTTAAATAATGTTGTGCCAGCACAATTAG CCTCTGCATTGACAAACACGAATGCAGCTCTTCAAGCAAGTTTTGCTGGAGGTTTAGGTGCTAATTTGGCCAGCAGTTCATTGCTGAATTCATCTTTAACAAATGAATTGGCTTCTAACTTAAATAATTTTGGCGGAGGAGTCGGAGGTGTCGGAGGTTTGTCTAATTTACAAGCCTCTTTAACTGGTGGACAAAGCAACAATTCGTTTGCGTCTCGAGGCTTATCTAAAATGGACAATGATGTAGGCTTCGGTGGAAACAATGCTTTCGGTGGTTCTAACTTCGGTGGTGGAAGAGATTTTGATGGTGGATTCAACAGAGGGGACAATGATCGTGTTCCTGGTGCCGGTGGTGGTTTCTCTGGCAATCAAAGCCAAGGAGGAGGCGGTAACAGGCAAAACACGAATGGTTCACGACCGATGTCGGATACTATTCTTATAGGAAAT TTACCACCAAATACCACATGGCAAATGTTGCGAGACAAATTCCAAGATGTCGGAGAGGTCAAGTTTGCTGAAATGCGGGGCACTGATATGGGAATGGTACGATTTGCATCTGAATGGGACGCTGAACGTGCTGTGT CTATGATGAATCGGTCACGCATTGACGGCAGAACGATTGATGTTCGCCTTTACTAA
- the LOC114876869 gene encoding probable isocitrate dehydrogenase [NAD] subunit alpha, mitochondrial, with protein MAAHWMRNAVPKIGSVRFYSSKVHKCTLIPGDGIGPEISAAVQKIFDAAKVPIEWESVDVTPVKGPDGKFGIPQAAIDSVNKNKIGLKGPLMTPIGKGHRSLNLALRKEFNLYANVRPCLSLEGYKTLYDNVDVVTIRENTEGEYSGIEHEIVEGVVQSIKLITEEASSRVAEFAFQYAQDNNRKKVTAVHKANIMRMSDGLFLRCCRDAAQKFPSIKFEERYLDTVCLNMVQDPSQYDVLVMPNLYGDILSDMCAGLVGGLGLTPSGNIGLNGALFESVHGTAPDIAGQDKANPTALLLSAVMMLKYMGLNQHAKIIENAAYDTIKEGKYLTGDLGGTAKCSEYTNEICKKVSAISK; from the exons ATGGCAGCTCACTGGATGCGAAATGCT GTTCCGAAAATCGGCTCGGTCCGCTTTTACAGTAGTAAAGTTCACAAATGTACCCTTATTCCTGGAGATGGTATTGGACCTGAGATTTCAGCTGCTGTTCAGAAGATTTTTGATGCTGCCAAG GTGCCAATAGAATGGGAGTCTGTAGATGTCACACCAGTAAAAGGGCCAGATGGGAAATTTGGAATTCCACAAGCTGCTATTGATTCagttaacaaaaataaaattggttTAAAAGGACCTTTAATGACCCCTATAGGAAAGGGACATAGATCCTTAAATCTTGCCTTAAGGAA agaatttaatttatatgcAAATGTTCGACCTTGTCTTTCCTTAGAAGGTTATAAAACACTATATGACAATGTTGATGTTGTTACTATTAGAGAAAACACAGAGGGAGAATACTCTGGTATAGAACATGAGATTGTAGAAGGTGTTGTACAGTCTATCAAATTAATTACAGAAGAGGCTTCTAGCAGAGTAGCAGAATTTGCCTTCCAGTATGCTCAGGATAACAATAGGAAAAAG GTGACTGCTGTACATAAAGCAAACATAATGAGAATGTCAGATGGTTTATTCTTGAGGTGTTGTAGGGATGCTGCACAAAAGTTTCCTTCTATTAAATTCGAAGAAAGGTATTTAGATACAGTGTGTTTAAATATGGTGCAAGATCCCAGTCAGTATGATGTACTTGTAATGCCCAACTTATATGGAGATATCTTATCTGACATGTGTGCTGGATTGGTAGGAGGACTTGGCCTTACACCAAGTGGAAATATTGGTTTGAATGGTGCACTGTTTGAATCT gtACACGGAACTGCTCCAGATATTGCAGGTCAGGATAAAGCAAATCCCACAGCATTGCTACTGTCTGCTGTGATGATGCTTAAATATATGGGATTGAACCAGCACGCGAAAATTATCGAAAATGCTGCCTATGATACTATCAAGGAAGGCAAATACTTAACAGGAGATCTTGGAGGAACAGCAAAATGTAGTGAATACACTAATGAAATCTGCAAAAAGGTTTCAGCAATATCGAAGTAG